From a single Lolium rigidum isolate FL_2022 chromosome 7, APGP_CSIRO_Lrig_0.1, whole genome shotgun sequence genomic region:
- the LOC124670094 gene encoding uncharacterized protein LOC124670094, which yields MYPLASFNRTWRPFGTKNWEMYMPPPRPQPHGLLTGAGLNGLDSYWDGSCCVQSFSESVTARLRIWYEKEAELDEDLWYDPASFEVNLTELIHMAAAHGVLTQTGSSEIGLGLLAATVGIPLEGYLLPYHHQRSPPTAGRTTYAHGITSTLYKAAPLQLGATTKQIEASMAYREHLCDCIDRGPFHASFRVQSHYFQRRPPLEPYTRRWDAPTRLSRLSRQEESIQPEHSITLYGYDCPNGNVSSLVLNYQENALVQGHTPEQGLARRHVIDAEAIDWYAEPDVSNVSFNTTLGRFPEDTRRPKSKWEDVVDSFQSLLS from the exons ATGTACCCCCTTGCTTCGTTTAACAGAACATGGCGTCCTTTCGGAACCAAGAACTGGGAGATGTATATGCCTCCGCCCAGACCTCAACCACATGGACTCCTGACAGGAGCAGGACTTAACGGCCTTGATTCTTATTGGG ATGGCTCATGTTGTGTTCAGTCGTTCTCGGAGTCGGTCACGGCGAGGCTAAGGATATGGTACGAGAAGGAAGCTGAGCTGGACGAAGATTTGTGGTATGATCCTGCCTCATTCGAGGTGAACCTTACTGAACTCATCCACATGGCTGCTGCACATGGGGTGCTGACTCAAACTGGTTCGAGTGAAATCGGCTTGGGGCTGTTGGCGGCCACTGTCGGAATCCCGCTCGAAGGTTACCTGCTTCCATATCACCATCAGCGGTCACCTCCGACGGCTGGTCGCACCACCTATGCTCATGGCATTACTTCCACACTTTACAAGGCCGCTCCGCTGCAATTGGGCGCAACAACCAAACAGATTGAGGCATCCATGGCGTACCGCGAGCACTTGTGTGACTGCATTGACAGAGGTCCTTTTCATGCATCATTTCGAGTGCAGTCTCACTACTTCCAGCGCCGTCCACCACTTGAGCCCTACACACGCAGGTGGGATGCTCCCACAAGGCTGTCGCGCCTATCCCGCCAAGAGGAGTCGATTCAGCCTGAACACAGCATCACGCTCTACGGTTATGATTGCCCGAATGGGAATGTCAGCTCGCTTGTTCTCAATTACCAGGAAAACGCCTTGGTTCAAGGTCACACACCTGAGCAGGGTCTTGCTAGGAGGCATGTCATTGATGCAGAAGCAATTGACTGGTATGCAGAGCCAGATGTCAGCAACGTCAGTTTCAACACCACTCTTGGCAGATTTCCGGAGGATACCAGACGCCCCAAGAGCAAGTGGGAGGATGTCGTGGACTCATTCCAGAGTTTGCTGTCGTGA